A genomic stretch from Bordetella sp. N includes:
- a CDS encoding MarR family winged helix-turn-helix transcriptional regulator: MSAQHVERLSQLYSRPGFLLRRAHQIYVAIFEANFEKLSLSPAQYSVMIALHDLHGVNQGDLAKAIGMNKVTVSQIVQALEARGWITRKQSESDRRQRTLTLTAAGRRALNQTAEMAEATYAEQMAPLTEPERQRLFTLLHRIVDELEPRARTPFEPISTAEQ, from the coding sequence ATGTCCGCTCAGCACGTCGAACGATTGTCCCAGCTTTACTCGCGTCCCGGTTTCCTGCTGCGGCGCGCGCACCAGATCTATGTTGCCATCTTCGAGGCGAATTTCGAGAAGCTGTCGCTGTCGCCAGCCCAGTACTCCGTCATGATCGCCTTGCATGACCTGCATGGCGTCAACCAGGGCGACCTGGCCAAGGCCATAGGCATGAACAAGGTCACTGTGTCGCAGATTGTCCAGGCGCTCGAAGCCCGCGGCTGGATTACCCGCAAGCAGTCGGAGAGCGACCGTCGCCAACGCACCTTGACCCTGACCGCCGCGGGCCGGCGCGCCCTGAACCAGACGGCGGAGATGGCCGAAGCCACCTACGCCGAACAGATGGCGCCTTTGACCGAGCCCGAGCGCCAGCGCCTGTTCACGCTGCTGCATCGCATCGTCGATGAGCTCGAACCACGCGCGCGCACACCGTTCGAGCCGATCAGCACCGCGGAGCAATGA